The DNA segment GAATGCATCCGCGCCGCGCGCGAACGGCTCATCTTCATCAACACCGGCTTCCTCGACCGCACGGGCGACGAGATCCACACCGACATGGAAGCCGGCGCCATGCTGCGCAAGGGCGATATGAAGGGCGCGGCCTGGTTGCGCGCCTATGAGGACTGGAACGTCGACGTCGGGCTGGCCTGCGGTCTGCGCGGTCAGGCCCAGATCGGCAAGGGCATGTGGACCATGCCCGACGAAATGGCGGCCATGCTCGCGACCAAGTCGGCGCATCCGCAGGCCGGGGCCAGTTGCGCCTGGGTGCCCTCCCCGACCGCCGCCACCCTGCACGCGATGCACTATCACCAGATCGATGTGGCCGCGATCCAGGCCGAGCTGGCCAAGGGCGAGCGGCGCGCCAGCCTCGATGATCTGCTCCAGATCCCACTCGATCCGAACCGCGCCTGGACGCCGGAAGAGATCCGGCAGGAACTGGACAACAACTGTCAGGGCATCCTGGGTTATGTGGTGCGCTGGGTCGATCAGGGCGTGGGCTGTTCCAAGGTGCCCGACATCGCCAACGTCGGTCTGATGGAGGATCGCGCCACGCTGCGCATCTCCAGCCAGCACGTGGCCAACTGGCTGCATCATGGCGTCGTCGGCGAGTCTCAGGTCATGGAGTCGCTCAAACGCATGGCGGCCGTGGTCGATCAGCAGAACGCGGGCGATCCCTTCTACCGACCCATGGCGCCCGGATTCGACGGCCTGGCCTTCCAGGCGGCCTGTGATCTGGTCTTCAAGGGCCGCGAGGCGCCGAACGGCTATACCGAGCCGACCCTGCACGCCATGCGGCGGCGGTTCAAGGCCGGGAGTTGAGTCGGCCTAAAACCATGCGTCCTGCTGGGCTTTGCGCGTCCGATTCGCTCATCTATAATCGCGCGCGTCAACCGCTTGATTCATCTATGGAGAAGCACGTCATGCCGACTTATGACTACCGCTGTGACACCAATGATCGCGTGATCGAGGTGAGCCATCGCATGAACGAGAACCTGACCAACTGGGGCGAGCTGTGTGCGCGCGCCGGGGTGGAGCTGGGCGATACGCCGGCCGACGCGCCCGTGCATCGTCTGGCCACCGGCGGCAACGTCATCACCAGTTCCAGCCTGGGCAGCGGCCGCGCGCCCATGCCGTCCTGTGCTACCGGCTCCTGCTGTGCCGGCGGCATGTGCGGATTGAATTGATCGTCCTCCCGGACGTCGCTCCAGCCGGGGTCGGTTCGCCGATCCCGGCCCTCTCCAGCGTCATCGAACCTGCCTCGACGGAACCCATGCGGAGCCTCCGGTCTTGAAGTCCATCCTGGTCGTCCGTCTGAGCGCCATCGGTGACATCGTCTTCGCCTCGCCGCTGGTCGCGGCGCTGCGCCGTCGCTGGCCGGAGGCGCGCATCGTCTGGCTGGTCCAGCCCGAATGCGCGGCCCTGCTCGACCGTCATCCGGATCTCGATGCCGTGATCGTCTGTCCGCTGCGCCACTGGCAGCGGCTGTGGCGCGAACGGCGTTATCGCGAGCTTTGGGCAGGGATTCGCACGCTGCGGGCCAATCTGCGTGAGCATGACTTCGATCTGGCGCTCGATCTGCAGGGGCTGCTCAAGAGCGGACTGCTGACCCGGCTGTCGGGGGCGCGCGAGCGCATCGGGCTGGGTTCGCGCGAGGGCAGTCAGTGGCTGATGACGCGCCGGTTGCCGCGCGGGGGCGAGTCCAAGCTGATCGGGTCGGAATATCGCTTTCTGGCCGAGTCGCTCGCCCTGCCGGTCGCGGACGGCTTTCGGATGGCGGTCCACTATGGCGAGGCGGAAGCGGCCTTCGCCGAGTCGGTCATTGCGCGCGAGTCGCTCGCCAACGGCTATGCGGTGTTCTGTCCCTTCACGACGCGGGCGCAGAAACACTGGATCGAAGAGCGCTGGGCCAGGCTCGCGCATCGCGTCCGCGACGAACTGGGGCTGGTGCCTGTGTTGCTCGGCGGTCCGGGCGACCGCGAGGCGGCCCAGCGCATCGCCGATGCGGCCGACGATCAGTTGATCGACCTGACGGGCCAAACCAGTCTCACCGAGGCGGCGGCCCTAATCGACCGCGCGGCACTCCTGATCGGCGTCGATACCGGACTCTCGCACATGGGCATCGCGTTCGAGACGCCGAGTCTGCTGCTGTTCGGCTCGACCTGCCCCTATCTCGACACCACGCGCGCCAAGGCGCGGGTGCTCCATCATGCCCTGCCCTGCTCGCCCTGCAAGCGTCGTCCGACCTGTGACGGGCGGTTCGACTGCATGCGTGCGATCGAGGCCGACGAGATCCTGCGTGCCGCCGACGAGGTGCTGCGGGCGTGAAGATTCTGCACGTCGAGGGCGGGCGTCATCTCTACGGCGGGGCCTTCCAGGTGCTGCATCTGGTGCGCGGACTGGCGGCGCGCGGGCATGAGAATCTGCTGGCCTGTCCGCGCGGCTGTGCGCTCGCCGAGGCCGCCGCGCCCTTCGCCGGGGTGCATGGCCTGCCGATGCATGGCGATGCCGATCTGTCGATGGCGGGGCGTCTGTACCGGCTGATTCGCGCCAGCCGGCCGGACCTAGTCCATCTGCACAGTCGCATCGGCGCCGATGTCATGGGCGGGATCGCGGCGCGGCTGGCCGGCGTGCCTGTGATCCATACGCGCCGGGTCGACAATCCCGAGCCACGTTGGTTGGTTGCCTTGAAGTATCGGCTGCATGATCGGGTCATCGCCATCTCGGAAGGGATCGGGCAGGTACTGATCTCCGAGGGACTACCGGCGGCGAAATTGCGGGTGGTGCGTAGTGCGGTCGATCATGAACGCTATGCGGCGCCGGTCGACCGAGCGGCGGTTCGCGAACGGGTTCAGGTATCGACCGATGCCTTCCTGATCGGCGTGATCGCGCAGTTGATCCCGCGCAAGGGTCATCGTTTCCTGCTCGACGCGCTGCCGGAGCTGATCGCCGCGCATCCCGAGATCCAGGTGCGTTTCTTCGGCCAGGGGCCGCTGGCGGATGATCTGCAACGCCGGATCGATGCGGCCGGACTCGGCGATCATGTTCGGCTTGCCGGTTTTCGCGACGATCTGCCCGAGATCCTGCCCGCGCTCGATCTGGTCGTGCATCCGGCGCTCATGGAAGGCTTGGGCGTCTCGCTGCTCCAAGCCGCCAGCACCGGCGTGCCCATCGTCGCCAGTCGCGCCGGCGGCATCCCCGAAGCGGTGCGCGATGGTGAGAATGGTCTGCTGGTTCCGCCGGGCGATGTCGTGGCCCTGCGAGCAGCGATCGGCGCGCTGCTCGACGATCCCGAACGCCGCCGAGTCCTGGGCGCGGGCGGTCGGGCGCTCATGGTGCGCGAGTTCTCGATCGACGCCATGGTCGAGGGCAATCTCGCGGTCTACCGGGAGCTGATAGACTGAAAAATACGTTCCGGTCTGAAGATAGATCAGAACGTTGATTGACCAACACCGGATATTCGAACGTCCGACAGATAGGATTGAGTCCATGCAAACAAATGTCGTGATCGACGATACCCTCATGGAACGTGCGCTGACGCTCTCCGGACTGCAAAGTCAGCACGAGGCCATCGAAGAAGGACTGCGCCTGCTGGTGCGCCTGAAAGAACAGGAGCGTCTGCGAACAGCGCGAGGAAAGCTGCACTGGGAAGGCGATCTGGATGCCATGCGACGGGATCAGCCCTGATGGTGCTCGTCGATTCCTCGGTTTGGATCGATTATTTCAACGGAGATGGTTCAGGACTTGATGACCATCGTGCATTGTTTTTCGTCTCGATTGTATGGGTTGCGAAACGTTCGCAAAACGCTCAACGAGGCACTCGATAAGGATCAGGGTCAGGCTGAATGAAAGTGACGCGGATTCTGCACGCCAAGCGCCCGAACACGGGCAAGGTCGCCGCCTTGCACGAACAGGCGCGACGGCTCGGGCAGGTGCGCTCTGAGGTTTGGCAGCGGTTTGGGTCGATCAGTGGCGTGGGTCTGTCGGATCGCCGGATTCGCGATGCCTGGTTGAGCGAAGGGCGGACCTTCCCGGTGTCGGCCAATGCCTGGAAAGAAACCCTGCGCGACGCCAAGAGCGACATCACCGCCCATACGGAAGCGGCTAAGGTCAAGGCGCGCCGCTCGATCCGGCGGCACACCCCAAACATCGCGGGCACAATCACACCCACAACCAAATCATCGTGCGTTCCGATAACTACACCACTTTTCACCTCGGCGGGCGCGTCCGGATCAAGATTCCCGGACTGGAGAAAGGCCAACGCATCGCCATCCCGCTCGATACCACGGTTGCACCGACCGGCACGCTGCGGATCATTCTGAAAGACGACGACCGCATCGAGGTCCACACCACCATCGAAGTCGAAGCCAAACAGGATTGCGGCGAGCGCACCATCGGCGTCGATAAAGGCTACTCCGAGGTACTGGTCGATTCCGATGGCGACCACCATGGCCCGGAACTGGGCGCGCTCCTCACCGACACCTCCGACAAGCTCAAAGCCAAGTACCGGCGCCGCGCCAAGCTGCGTGCGCTCGCCAACAACACCCGCAACCCGCGCAAGCGCGAGCACATCCGCCGCTTCAACCTCGGGCGCCGGAAGCTCGATCGGCAGCTGGACCAGACCCAAGCACGGATTCGCGACACCGTCTTTCAGGCCGTTCACACCGTCGTCGATAAAGCCGCCGTCATCGCGGCGGAAGACCTCACCGCCCCCATGTCCGGCAAGTCCTTCGGCAAGAACGTCAATCGCAGGCTCGCCGCCTGGACGAAAGGCGTCATTGCCGAAGCGCTTGACAGCGTTTCAAGCCGTCGAGGTTCGACGGTCGTTCTCGTTAATCCGGCTTACACATCGCAAATGGATT comes from the Allochromatium tepidum genome and includes:
- a CDS encoding zinc ribbon domain-containing protein yields the protein MPTYDYRCDTNDRVIEVSHRMNENLTNWGELCARAGVELGDTPADAPVHRLATGGNVITSSSLGSGRAPMPSCATGSCCAGGMCGLN
- a CDS encoding glycosyltransferase family 9 protein, which produces MKSILVVRLSAIGDIVFASPLVAALRRRWPEARIVWLVQPECAALLDRHPDLDAVIVCPLRHWQRLWRERRYRELWAGIRTLRANLREHDFDLALDLQGLLKSGLLTRLSGARERIGLGSREGSQWLMTRRLPRGGESKLIGSEYRFLAESLALPVADGFRMAVHYGEAEAAFAESVIARESLANGYAVFCPFTTRAQKHWIEERWARLAHRVRDELGLVPVLLGGPGDREAAQRIADAADDQLIDLTGQTSLTEAAALIDRAALLIGVDTGLSHMGIAFETPSLLLFGSTCPYLDTTRAKARVLHHALPCSPCKRRPTCDGRFDCMRAIEADEILRAADEVLRA
- a CDS encoding glycosyltransferase yields the protein MKILHVEGGRHLYGGAFQVLHLVRGLAARGHENLLACPRGCALAEAAAPFAGVHGLPMHGDADLSMAGRLYRLIRASRPDLVHLHSRIGADVMGGIAARLAGVPVIHTRRVDNPEPRWLVALKYRLHDRVIAISEGIGQVLISEGLPAAKLRVVRSAVDHERYAAPVDRAAVRERVQVSTDAFLIGVIAQLIPRKGHRFLLDALPELIAAHPEIQVRFFGQGPLADDLQRRIDAAGLGDHVRLAGFRDDLPEILPALDLVVHPALMEGLGVSLLQAASTGVPIVASRAGGIPEAVRDGENGLLVPPGDVVALRAAIGALLDDPERRRVLGAGGRALMVREFSIDAMVEGNLAVYRELID
- a CDS encoding type II toxin-antitoxin system VapB family antitoxin, with protein sequence MQTNVVIDDTLMERALTLSGLQSQHEAIEEGLRLLVRLKEQERLRTARGKLHWEGDLDAMRRDQP
- a CDS encoding RNA-guided endonuclease TnpB family protein, whose translation is MRSDNYTTFHLGGRVRIKIPGLEKGQRIAIPLDTTVAPTGTLRIILKDDDRIEVHTTIEVEAKQDCGERTIGVDKGYSEVLVDSDGDHHGPELGALLTDTSDKLKAKYRRRAKLRALANNTRNPRKREHIRRFNLGRRKLDRQLDQTQARIRDTVFQAVHTVVDKAAVIAAEDLTAPMSGKSFGKNVNRRLAAWTKGVIAEALDSVSSRRGSTVVLVNPAYTSQMDSRTGCLDGKRQGDQFHCSDGVVLQADENAARNVPARLSDPDIERFTPFQRVKAILPARTERLRLGLLNPDSSCSPGQPRVLSTESELPNEHFRV